From one Lolium rigidum isolate FL_2022 chromosome 4, APGP_CSIRO_Lrig_0.1, whole genome shotgun sequence genomic stretch:
- the LOC124708153 gene encoding kinesin-like protein KIN-5A, whose amino-acid sequence MEKRGGPPSPSPKSMEKSGKDSRSGDANGGATPKGDKEKGVNVQVILRCRPLSDEETTSKTPVVISCNERRREVAATQVIANKQIDRTFAFDKVFGPSSKQKDLFEQSISPIVHEVLEGYNCTIFAYGQTGTGKTYTMEGGGTRKAKSGDLPTDAGVIPRSVRQIFDILESQCAEYSMKVTFLELYNEEITDLLAPDEPRFPVLPVSEDKTKKPIALMEDGKGGVFVRGLEEEVVYSAGEIYKILDKGSAKRRTAETLLNKQSSRSHSIFSITIHIKELTHESEEMIKIGKLNLVDLAGSENISRSGARDGRAREAGEINKSLLTLGRVINALVEHSGHVPYRDSKLTRLLRDSLGGKTKTCIIATISPSVYCLEETLSTLDYAHRAKNIRNKPEVNQKMMKSAVIKDLYSEIDRLKSEVFAAREKNGIYIPRERYLQEEAEKKAMTEKIEKLGADLEARDKQLVELKELYDAEKLLSAELGGKLEKTQKDLEGTRNALHGLEEKYNEAKSIIKEKEYVILNLQSSEKSLVDCAYNLRAELENAEADVSGLFSKIERKDKIEDGNRSLVQRFRSQLTHELDALHKTVSTSVTQQEDHLKQMEDDMKSFVSSKDEAAQGLKERIQNLKALHGSGITALDNLAGEIDINSQTTFEKLNSQVQSHTSALEKCFGVIALGADNLLNELQCSLSKQEERLAHFANKQREGHLRAVEASRSISTITAGFFHSLDIHASKLSSILEETQGVQDQQLLDLEKKFEECAANEEKQLIEKVAEMLANSNARKKQLVQTAVGSLRESAVNRTSQLQEEISTAQDFTSSVREKWGFYMEETENNYIEDTTAVDSGRSCLAEVLVECKTKTDMSSQQWKNAEDSLFSLGKGNVESVDSIVRTGTEANQLLRSKLSSAVLRTLEDIDTANKAILFSIDSSLKVDHEACVNIVSVLTPCHGEITELKGAHHHKVVEITENAGKCLEEEYLVDEPSCSTPRRRQINLPSAESIEELRTPDYEELLKSFRESRTGWKQANGDTKHLPEAQESTSPSAASDARVPLVARN is encoded by the exons ATGGAGAAGAGGGGTGGCCCTCCATCGCCGTCGCCCAAGTCAATGGAGAAGTCCGGGAAAGACTCGAGGTCAGGGGACGCTAATGGCGGCGCTACCCCGAAAGGCGATAAGGAGAAGGGAGTCAATGTGCAAGTCATCCTCAGATGCAG GCCCCTGAGTGACGAGGAGACAACATCAAAAACTCCGGTGGTAATCTCGTGCAATGAGCGCCGCCGGGAGGTCGCTGCCACACAAGTTATTGCCAATAAGCAGATTGACCGGACCTTTGCCTTCGACAAG GTATTTGGGCCGTCGTCAAAGCAGAAGGACTTGTTTGAGCAATCCATCTCACCAATAGTTCATGAGGTCCTTGAGGGCTACAATTGCACAATTTTTGCCTATGGGCAGACCGGTACCGGCAAAACCTACACAATGGAGGGAGGTGGAACCAGAAAGGCCAAG AGTGGTGACCTCCCAACTGATGCTGGAGTTATCCCGAGGTCCGTCAGGCAAATTTTCGACATTCTCGAGTCCCAGTGTGCGGAGTACAGCATGAAAGTCACCTTTCTTGAGCTTTACAATGAGGAGATCACTGATTTGTTGGCTCCTGATGAACCGAGGTTCCCTGTGTTACCTGTCTCTGAGGACAAGACAAAAAAGCCTATTGCCCTTATGGAAGATGGCAAGGGTGGTGTTTTTGTTAGAGGGCTTGAAGAAGAGGTTGTGTACTCTGCAGGCGAAATCTACAAGATTCTTGACAAGGGCTCCGCAAAGAGGCGCACTGCCGAGACATTGCTGAACAAGCAAAGCAGCAGGTCGCACTCCATATTCTCAATCACAATTCACATCAAAGAATTGACTCATGAGAGTGAGGAGATGATCAAAATCGGGAAGCTTAATCTTGTTGATCTAGCCGGTTCAGAAAATATATCGCGTTCCGGTGCTAGAGAT GGCAGAGCTAGAGAGGCTGGGGAGATTAACAAGAGTTTGCTGACACTTGGACGTGTTATCAATGCTCTAGTTGAGCACTCTGGACATGTCCCATATAG AGATAGCAAACTGACAAGATTACTGCGAGATTCATTGGGAGGGAAAACAAAGACTTGCATTATTGCTACAATATCGCCTTCTGTATATTGCTTGGAAGAGACATTGAGCACACTTGATTATGCACATCGTGCAAAAAATATCAGGAACAAACCCGAG GTGAACCAAAAGATGATGAAATCTGCAGTCATCAAGGACTTGTACTCTGAAATTGACCGCCTTAAATCAG AAGTGTTTGCGGCAAGAGAGAAGAATGGTATATACATTCCAAGAGAGCGCTACCTCCAAGAGGAAGCTGAGAAAAAG GCCATGacagagaaaattgaaaaactgGGAGCTGATCTAGAGGCTAGGGATAAG CAATTGGTCGAACTAAAAGAGCTTTATGATGCTGAAAAACTTTTGAGTGCGGAATTGGGTGGAAAACTCGAAAAGACTCAG AAAGACCTGGAGGGCACCAGGAATGCGTTGCATGGTTTAGAAGAAAAATACAACGAAGCAAAGTCTATAATCAAAGAAAAGGAATATGTCATATTAAATCTTCAGAGCTCAg AAAAGTCACTAGTAGATTGTGCATATAATCTACGCGCGGAATTAGAAAATGCAGAAGCAGATGTGTCTGGGCTATTCTCCAAAATAG AGCGTAAAGACAAAATAGAAGACGGAAACAGGTCACTCGTGCAGAGGTTTAGATCTCAACTGACCCATGAGCTCGATGCCTTGCATAAAACCGTTTCTACATCTGTCACGCAGCAGGAGGATCACCTGAAACAAATGGAAGATGATATGAAATCCTTCGTATCTTCAAAAGATGAG GCTGCACAAGGGCTAAAGGAGAGGATACAAAATTTGAAAGCCCTACATGGTTCAGGTATTACAGCGCTTGATAATTTAGCAGGCGAGATTGACATAAATTCTCAGACAACGTTTGAGAAATTGAACTCACAAGTGCAATCACACACATCAGCTCTTGAGAAA TGTTTTGGAGTAATTGCTTTGGGAGCAGACAACTTGCTAAATGAGCTTCAGTGTAGCCTTTCGAAACAAGAAGAGCGACTAGCCCACTTCGCCAACAAGCAGAGGGAG GGACACCTGAGAGCCGTGGAAGCATCACGGTCCATCTCAACTATTACTGCTGGTTTCTTCCACTCACTGGACATTCATGCATCTAAACTCTCTAGTATTTTGGAAGAAACACAAGGTGTGCAGGATCAACAACTTCTTGATCTTGAgaagaaatttgag GAGTGTGCAGCTAATGAAGAAAAGCAACTTATAGAAAAGGTGGCAGAGATGCTTGCAAATTCCAATGCAAGGAAGAAACAGCTG GTCCAAACAGCTGTAGGTAGCCTTCGAGAGAGTGCTGTAAACAGGACAAGTCAGCTCCAGGAAGAAATTTCAACGGCCCAGGACTTCACCTCATCCGTACGGGAAAAGTGGGGCTTTTACATGGAAGAAACCGAGAATAATTACATTGAAGATACCACCGCAGTCGACAGTGGACGATCTTGCTTGGCAGAAGTTCTTGTCGAATG CAAAACAAAGACGGACATGAGTTCACAACAATGGAAGAACGCCGAGGATTCTCTTTTCAGCCTTGGCAAAGGAAATGTGGAATCAGTAGATAGTATAGTCAG GACGGGGACAGAAGCTAATCAATTGCTGCGTTCCAAATTGTCGTCTGCAGTATTGAGAACTCTTGAAGATATAGATACTGCAAACAAGGCCATTCTTTTTTCCATTGACA GCTCGCTGAAGGTTGACCACGAGGCATGCGTGAACATTGTTTCTGTCCTCACCCCGTGCCACGGGGAGATAACAGAGTTGAAGGGTGCACATCACCACAAGGTTGTGGAAATAACCGAAAATGCAGGGAAATGCCTAGAGGAAGAATATCTG GTGGATGAACCGTCATGTTCGACACCAAGGAGGCGGCAGATCAACCTGCCAAGCGCTGAATCGATTGAGGAGCTGCGAACTCCAGACTACGAGGAGCTCCTCAAATCGTTCCGTGAGTCGAGGACTGGATGGAAGCAGGCAAATGGAGACACGAAACATCTTCCGGAGGCGCAAGAATCAACATCACCATCAGCAGCCAGTGATGCGAGAGTCCCTCTTGTAGCAAGAAACTAG